One genomic window of Camelina sativa cultivar DH55 chromosome 5, Cs, whole genome shotgun sequence includes the following:
- the LOC104786063 gene encoding uncharacterized protein LOC104786063, whose protein sequence is MASLRTSFGCVLRDRNQRQDDVVFKKNLKALVKAAPPEISDEGSQNRVDSLIGNKRKKNNNCRLGSPEKPRTRKGNNSSDSPGGASSLVQIWEARLNRSNGRSTESNSSEASVQEIHIPDPPIDGESESENESKSPDRTKEIESRTVGSVPDSGESKWGRVGEMIRRLSNEQKLTPRDNVGAVDSPKTTEQRSCPVVTCSPRIRGRQALSDLLVHMVRERHRELESLHGRNAVSRFPQRGRLQSMLRLRSLKRGLAIQDRHRGSTKGDINRVQPCSKILHLREKFRDNAANASSEAERMKSQQQSIVETESMRSREISIIPDTPSIKYSSPKNRNIEEAILRKNETESKMSYLQLKEAIVAEVLKRKSDNISPMITSVTHQEPRILGNEVKDKVESGKHGTQKETPFLERQETSFQNRWEEQEVYEDEQSYYGDMSNDWFTEISRPRTYWEDLRKSRYLEVMNTRSDKDDICRLLERGTVSGFLQSGLREKIDKLIMSRVQTQPAQRIEEAGKEEEKGEDRDDLSQSSSQIFAPSPAGSWSSQDIGVSTPTPMHTYAPSSAPSTPMHNLHSNEMEIISELRSSILQLQQEMSELRDSGKTCLDVNAGLQKSVHLENPLKRKCCVCNETQIETLLYRCGHMCTCMRCANELKYNGGKCPICCAKILDVVRVFVDSRT, encoded by the exons ATGGCCTCGTTACGAACTAGCTTCGGATGTGTCCTTAGAGATCGCAACCAACGGCAGGACGACGTCGTTTTCAAGAAGAATCTGAAAGCTCTAGTCAAAGCTGCTCCTCCGGAGATCTCCGACGAGGGTTCCCAGAACAGAGTCGATTCTTTGATCGGGAACAAGCGGAAAAAGAACAATAACTGTCGTCTTGGATCGCCGGAGAAACCACGTACGAGGAAAGGGAACAACTCTTCGGACAGTCCTGGAGGAGCTTCTTCTCTTGTGCAGATATGGGAGGCGAGGCTGAACCGATCAAACGGTCGATCAACAGAGAGCAACAGCTCAGAAGCGAGCGTTCAAGAAATCCACATTCCGGATCCACCCATCGACGGCGAGTCTGAGTCGGAGAACGAGTCGAAGAGTCCTGATCGGACGAAGGAGATTGAATCCAGGACTGTCGGTTCGGTTCCTGATTCCGGTGAGAGCAAATGGGGCCGAGTCGGTGAAATGATCCGGAGGTTGAGTAACGAACAGAAGCTAACTCCTCGAGATAATGTCGGTGCCGTCGACTCGCCGAAGACGACGGAGCAAAGGAGTTGTCCGGTGGTTACTTGTTCGCCACGAATCCGAGGACGACAAGCGTTGTCAGACTTGCTTGTGCATATGGTACGAGAACGCCACCGCGAATTGGAATCGCTTCATGGACGCAACGCGGTTTCTAGGTTTCCTCAACGTGGTCGCCTCCAG TCAATGCTGCGACTAAGGAGTCTCAAACGTGGTCTAGCGATTCAAGATCGTCATCGTGGTAGCACGAAAGGCGATATAAATCGAGTCCAACCTTGTTCTAAAATTCTTCATCTAAG AGAAAAATTCCGGGATAATGCAGCAAACGCCTCCTCTGAAGCCGAACGAATGAAGAGTCAACAACAATCCATCGTAGAAACAGAGAGCATGCGGTCAAGAGAAATCAGTATTATCCCAGATACTCCTTCCATAAAGTATTCAAGCCCTAAAAACCGTAACATAGAGGAAGCAATCTTACGCAAGAACGAAACTGAATCAAAGATGAGTTACCTTCAGCTGAAAGAAGCCATCGTAGCAGaagttttgaaaagaaaatctgATAACATTAGCCCTATGATCACAAGTGTAACTCATCAAGAACCGCGGATACTAGGCAACGAGGTAAAGGACAAGGTTGAAAGCGGTAAGCATGGAACTCAAAAAGAGACTCCGTTCCTTGAGAGACAAGAAACCTCGTTCCAAAACAGATGGGAAGAGCAAGAAGTGTATGAGGATGAGCAGTCTTATTACGGAGACATGAGCAATGACTGGTTTACAGAAATATCTCGGCCTCGGACTTATTGGGAAGATCTGAGGAAATCTCGGTATCTGGAAGTGATGAACACTAGATCTGACAAAGACGATATATGTAGACTTCTCGAGAG AGGAACAGTTTCGGGTTTCCTCCAGAGCGGACTACGAGAGAAGATCGATAAGCTCATAATGTCCCGTGTACAGACACAACCAGCTCAGCGGATTGAAGAAGctggtaaagaagaagagaaaggtgaAGACAGAGATGACTTGAGCCAATCATCATCGCAGATATTTGCACCGTCTCCGGCAGGATCATGGAGTTCTCAGGACATAGGAGTTAGTACTCCAACACCTATGCACACCTATGCACCATCTTCAGCACCTTCAACACCTATGCACAATCTTCATTCCAAT GAGATGGAGATTATAAGTGAATTGAGATCAAGCATTTTACAGCTCCAACAAGAAATGTCTGAGCTAAGAGACTCTGGCAAAACGTGTTTGGACGTAAACGCCGGACTTCAAAAGTCAGTTCACCTTGAAAATCCCTTGAAACGCAAATGCTGCGTTTGTAACGAAACCCAAATTGAAACACTTCTATACAG ATGCGGGCACATGTGTACATGCATGAGATGCGCAAACGAACTAAAATATAATGGCGGGAAATGCCCGATTTGCTGTGCCAAGATTCTAGACGTCGTTCGCGTTTTCGTCGATTCAAGAAcctga
- the LOC109132978 gene encoding CLAVATA3/ESR (CLE)-related protein 42-like — MRSPHIIILLALFFFISLILQTHQRTIDDQTQQIGSNVGDVNYVAVTSPEGRKKERFRVRRPMKTWRKGKMFDTSEHGVPSGPNPISNR; from the coding sequence aTGAGATCTCCTCACATCATCATTTTacttgctctcttcttcttcatttctctAATCCTCCAAACCCATCAAAGAACCATTGATGATCAAACTCAACAGATTGGCTCCAACGTTGGAGACGTCAATTATGTGGCGGTGACTTCGCcggaaggaagaaaaaaagagaggtttAGAGTTCGGCGACCGATGAAGACATGGCGGAAAGGGAAGATGTTTGATACCAGTGAACATGGAGTCCCAAGTGGTCCGAATCCCATCTCCAATaggtag